GAATTCGGACTGGAACATCCTTTAAATCAGGAGGCCATAGAAATTTTCCTCTGATTACCAACTTACCATCCTTCTCACAAAGCTTTACTGCTTCTTTAACTGCTTTAACGATGCGAGTTCCGATACGTCCTAAGCCCCAAGCTGTTACCAATTGACGTGTTGCATAATCGATATGAATCGGGCCTTCTTTTTTTACTAATTTCTCAAGAAGACGACATTGTTCTTTTCTATACTCTTCCAAGTGGGAATCAAGTCCAATTTTACTATTAGGTTCGAGTTTACAAAATTTATATGGGATTGTTCCCGGGAGGGTATTTATCTGATCAGGCCCAAAAACTTTTGTTTTCTGTACGCTAACTTTTAGTGGCTGTGTATTTGTTGTGGGAGGTGTAGGGTTGTTTCGGCATGACTCAATGACTTGTTTCAACCGCTTAACTTCTGTTCCACGTCTATTTACCCAATCTGGTGACCAAATCCTGTGAATACGCCAACCGAGGTCTTCTAACACTTGCTGGCGTAAACGATCTCTGTCTCTTGCGGTATAAGCAGAATGATAACTTGCTCCATCGCATTCCATACCAATGATAAACCTTCCAGGTTTAGCTGGATCAAGTACTCCAAGATCAATTCGATAGCCACTACAACCCACTTGAGGTACTACGTTGTAACCTAGCTGCTTAATTTCATTAGCAACTTCCTCCTCCAACGGTGATTCATATTCTCTTTTTACATGGAATTCTAATTCAAGCGCTTTTTCACCCCTTTCAGCATAATCAAGATATTTGTGTAAATTCAAAACACCTGGTGCCCGTACTGTATTCAGGTCAATATCTGCTGCCTTAATCGAGCTAACTAAGATAACTTTCTCACGTGCTCTGGTTATGGCAACATTAAGTCGTCGCTCCCCGCCATCTTTGTTTAGTGGACCAAAATTCATAGTCATTCGCCCTTGTTGATCTTTTCCATAACCTACACTAAAAATAATTACGTCTCGTTTGTCTCCTTGCACATTTTCCAAATTTTTAACAAAAAATCCTTCCAACCGATCTTCACTAAAAAATCGTTCAAATTCTGGTTTCTCTCTACGCTGACGTTCAATTTCATCTTCTATAGCTATCATTTGTGCAATACTGAATGCAACCACCCCCAGAGTTTTCTTCGGATATTTTTTAAAGTGCTCAAAAACAATATCAGCAATAACTTGGGCTTCGCGTGGATTATCCCGTTTTCCACCCCTATCATAAACTCCATCAGGCACATAATAAAATTTTATTCCTAAAGTTTCATGCTCATGCAAAGAAGAAGGGAAAGTAATTAACCCTTTGTTGTAGAATTGTACATTAGAAAAAGCAATGAGCGATTCATGTTTACTTCTATAATGCCATCTTAGCAATGTCTCTTGATGAGGCAAAATCGGACTACATGCATCAAGAATGCTGTCAAAAATTGCAAACTCTTCATCACTGATGTCATCCCAATCATATTCCTCCAACATGGCTTGCTGAAAGAAAGCTGTTGGTGGAAGTTGTTTGTTATCTCCTGCAACAACAAGTTGTTTCCCTCGGTAAATTGACCCTATTGCGTCTTCAGGACAAATCTGAGAGGCTTCATCAAAAATAACCAGATCAAATTGTAAATGTTCTGGATTAAGAAACTGACTAACTGAAATGGGACTCATCATAAGGCAAGGTTTGACTCTAAGTAGTAAATTTGGGATTTTTTCGAAGAGTTTGCGAAGTGGTAAATAGCGGCGTTTTTTGTATGCTTCCCTAAGTAAAATGTCTGATTCGCCTGCTTGTATGACATCTTTCGGTTTTAGGCTATTTGCTTTTTCTATTACACGTTGAGAGGAAAGGGAAACCAATTTATTATCAAGTTTACGGAATTCGTCGATAAGTTGTTCATGATGTTGACATCTAAACTCTCCTAAGCAGGGATCTTCCTTAAAGATACCATCGGTCCATGCCTGATAAATAGACCTGCGAAACACATCCGGTAATTGTGAAGCAAGGAGGGGAGTTTTTACAAGTTTTGAAAAAAATTCATCGAGTTTTTCCTCATAAAATTTTTTCTCAATAGCCTTGAAATCTATCCAAGTTTGAATATCATCTATACGAGAATGAAACTGTTCTAATCCTTCTTTGAGAAGTTCAAAAGTTAACTCATGCAACGGTGTTCCTTTATAAGTAGGGGCATGGGGTTTTAAATGATTTTCGAGTTTTTCCACGGCTGTAGTTAAAAACCCAGGCTTTCCTATGATTGAAGACGAAATCTCAAATTTATCTTCAAAAACACTTAAAAGTTCTTTTGTTTGTGAGTAAATTTTATTAAGCGTGCTGTTTTGTGGTGCTGAAATAGTTCCTTTTGTTACAAAGACTGCAAAAGCTTCCGGAATAGGATGACTACCAAAGAGTTCACGAACCTTTCTTGTCCAATTTAGTGATGTTAAAACATCATCCCACACTGTTTCCATCACAGAATAGCGTCTTCCAAATTCATCTTGTAAGCGTTTAGATTCCATTGTAATGTGGGCTTTTATCTCACGAATTTTATCTAAAGATTGTAAGTCTTGTATTACTGTAAGAAAATCAGTAGGTAACTCTCCATAACAGGTATTAAAAACTTGCTCTATATAGTTACAAAGGTCAGTGAGCGGAATTTCTAACTCTTGCAACCATTGCTCAAACTGTGAGAGGGGTGTGTGATGTACCGGTATCTCTGTATGTGGTATATTCTGCAATGGAAAGAGCGATACCAATGTTTGTGATAATTGCTCCCACTGGTTTATGGAGTTCAAAAGTCGTGTTCCTATAGTGCGAAGTTCTGGCAGTGGAATTTTCCCAATAGAAATAGAATCAGATAGCTTATTTGGCACAGGGCTTATGCCAGCAAGTTCAAGAGCTTCATTGGCTACGTCAAGAGCACATTCAATTGTTTTAAAATCAGTGTTATAGCCCTGATAGTGCTGGCCCAAAATATTACTTACATAATTACGATCTGCTTCAAGTTTATTCTTTAGTCTAAGTAATTCCCGTGCAGCAAGAAGGTCGTCTCGTATAGAAAGCGGTATAACACCTGTTCGAGTTGTTCTAATAATATTTTTCTTATCTCTATAAAATTTGGGTAAAAACCACTTGAATATAGTACGATATACACCATTAAAATGTTCGATAAGTCTCTCTAATTCTAGATCAAAAAAGATCTCATCATATATTTCCAACAGTTTTTGCTTTTTGATATTATACTGTTCATACTCATCTCTTATTTTTGCGAAAACTCCGCGCACCTCTTGTAAACGTAGAGGGTCTAACCAACTTTGATCAGGTCTTGTTTGCGTATGGCATAGAAGTGCAAGCCGTGCAAGTTGTTTAATTCTTTCAATAGTAATATCTGTATCTGGTAGACCAAGGTGTTGAATAATTTCGTTTGCATCACGAAGCCATTCTCTGATTAAGCGTTGGGTCTCTTTACATAAATGAAGGAGTTCTTTGCGGTATTTCAGTAATTCTGAGCTTTTGAGTTCATCATGGGCAAGAATTTCTAATGTTTTA
Above is a genomic segment from Nitrospirota bacterium containing:
- a CDS encoding DUF3320 domain-containing protein, whose amino-acid sequence is MNTRQSKSRVTRRIEEWKQKLVDLTRRNRLLYFKPSKTSTLFIDSPEHQTIFERLVVKGRGWEFWLPPDEENQDSEDRLFKDGAIEPKETTETKPVKKNQLVCKEQDKNQIEKILKNLYRRATADYQEKGIRILHLAFGMLQWKEAETSEKVLSPIILVPVKLIRESAKDPFSLHVAEEADVVLNPALQVKLQNDFKIELPSLPEDWEENKLTDYFDSMEKSIKQLGWTVDYSVQLGLFSFHKLVMYQDFTTNTSLVEKHPIILSLSDENIDNLVHDLPNIRDLDTIQQPINTFQILDADSSQQLCIQYALRGQSFVMQGPPGTGKSQTIANIIAECIAHGKTILFVSEKMAALEVVYKRLKAAGLADFCLELHSHKVNKREVVTEVARSFREHRIPKITMTKLEFEKLTKCREKLNNYVLALHSVREPLGLSAYKVISLLTKLEKIPFVPLKLPDPRTLTPNRIQVLEELILQLQRVWKVATEGKEFPWRGFRETQFTLEVRSNLSELLSDLISLINRLKEESSRYATVIGVDTPLKLADVEWLLKISELLIHNPVPHLNWITHPHIDRIIKEAKHYQDMCGFYLNTRDNLKERYSQTFFELPTGLPNQIKDKLDKTLEILAHDELKSSELLKYRKELLHLCKETQRLIREWLRDANEIIQHLGLPDTDITIERIKQLARLALLCHTQTRPDQSWLDPLRLQEVRGVFAKIRDEYEQYNIKKQKLLEIYDEIFFDLELERLIEHFNGVYRTIFKWFLPKFYRDKKNIIRTTRTGVIPLSIRDDLLAARELLRLKNKLEADRNYVSNILGQHYQGYNTDFKTIECALDVANEALELAGISPVPNKLSDSISIGKIPLPELRTIGTRLLNSINQWEQLSQTLVSLFPLQNIPHTEIPVHHTPLSQFEQWLQELEIPLTDLCNYIEQVFNTCYGELPTDFLTVIQDLQSLDKIREIKAHITMESKRLQDEFGRRYSVMETVWDDVLTSLNWTRKVRELFGSHPIPEAFAVFVTKGTISAPQNSTLNKIYSQTKELLSVFEDKFEISSSIIGKPGFLTTAVEKLENHLKPHAPTYKGTPLHELTFELLKEGLEQFHSRIDDIQTWIDFKAIEKKFYEEKLDEFFSKLVKTPLLASQLPDVFRRSIYQAWTDGIFKEDPCLGEFRCQHHEQLIDEFRKLDNKLVSLSSQRVIEKANSLKPKDVIQAGESDILLREAYKKRRYLPLRKLFEKIPNLLLRVKPCLMMSPISVSQFLNPEHLQFDLVIFDEASQICPEDAIGSIYRGKQLVVAGDNKQLPPTAFFQQAMLEEYDWDDISDEEFAIFDSILDACSPILPHQETLLRWHYRSKHESLIAFSNVQFYNKGLITFPSSLHEHETLGIKFYYVPDGVYDRGGKRDNPREAQVIADIVFEHFKKYPKKTLGVVAFSIAQMIAIEDEIERQRREKPEFERFFSEDRLEGFFVKNLENVQGDKRDVIIFSVGYGKDQQGRMTMNFGPLNKDGGERRLNVAITRAREKVILVSSIKAADIDLNTVRAPGVLNLHKYLDYAERGEKALELEFHVKREYESPLEEEVANEIKQLGYNVVPQVGCSGYRIDLGVLDPAKPGRFIIGMECDGASYHSAYTARDRDRLRQQVLEDLGWRIHRIWSPDWVNRRGTEVKRLKQVIESCRNNPTPPTTNTQPLKVSVQKTKVFGPDQINTLPGTIPYKFCKLEPNSKIGLDSHLEEYRKEQCRLLEKLVKKEGPIHIDYATRQLVTAWGLGRIGTRIVKAVKEAVKLCEKDGKLVIRGKFLWPPDLKDVPVRIPVDDDPNAFFRPIDYIPPEEIKNAIILIVKHTIGIDVDSLLTTTARIFRFDRTSTNIQNKLFSVYKKMIRAGELSESGSSVVLGTINQLSKKDLDSGGTHKVIR